The sequence GCCGTCGTCACCGTGCAGGACGTACTGCAGCCCGCCGCGGCCACCCTCGACGTGGTCAACGCGCCCGGGGACGCTGGCCGCCACCGCCGTTCCGCGGTAGGCGTACAGGTCGATGCCACGGTGGCGGCGGCCGTCGGGCTTCCTCACCCCGAAGTCGTCGACGAACGACACCGTCCCGACCACCGGGCAGACCCACACCGACCCTTGCCGGTCGCTGCCGTCGTCGCCGTTGGGTCGGTCGTCGCCGGCCACAGCACCGTCACCGGCCGTCGGTTGACTGGCCCACTGGCGGGCCTGCGGCCACAGGCCACGCGCCGCGACCCCGCCTGCCACGGCCAGTCCCGCCACGACAAGGACGGCAGCGACCGTGACCCGCCGACGTTCCGGTGGGGCAGCGTCAGGCGGCCTCGCGGTCCA is a genomic window of Actinomycetota bacterium containing:
- a CDS encoding M23 family metallopeptidase, which encodes MAGLAVAGGVAARGLWPQARQWASQPTAGDGAVAGDDRPNGDDGSDRQGSVWVCPVVGTVSFVDDFGVRKPDGRRHRGIDLYAYRGTAVAASVPGRVDHVEGGRGGLQYVLHGDDGVRYVGAHLGRRGEHGRVEAGTVVGYVGTSGNAVGSRPHLHFEMLTPEGAINPFAWLDEHCR